The following are encoded in a window of Prosthecodimorpha staleyi genomic DNA:
- a CDS encoding LON peptidase substrate-binding domain-containing protein: MAGNRTYRGPDDIPVVVPVFPLPAALLLPRGQLPLNIFEPRYLAMVDAALRGDRIIGMVQPRFDHGSVDLTGRPALCDVGCLGRITQFAETGDGRILLTLSGIVRFSVSEELATTTPYRQVRIATEPFAEDFEANRGEAEVDRKALMSVFRAYLEANNLEADWASFDQAPTEALVNTLSMMAPYGPAEKQALLQATDLKTRAEMLIALTERTLTGEPGRPRSPLQ, translated from the coding sequence CTGGCAGGCAACCGGACCTATCGCGGCCCGGACGACATCCCGGTCGTGGTGCCGGTCTTCCCGCTGCCGGCCGCGCTGCTGCTGCCGCGCGGGCAGTTGCCGCTCAACATCTTCGAACCGCGCTACCTGGCCATGGTCGACGCGGCCCTGCGCGGCGACCGGATCATCGGTATGGTCCAGCCGCGCTTCGACCATGGGTCGGTCGATCTCACCGGCCGGCCGGCGCTGTGCGACGTCGGCTGTCTTGGCCGGATCACGCAGTTCGCCGAGACCGGCGACGGTCGCATCCTGCTGACCCTGTCGGGGATCGTCCGCTTCTCGGTCTCGGAAGAATTGGCGACCACCACGCCCTATCGCCAGGTGCGCATCGCGACCGAGCCCTTCGCCGAGGATTTCGAGGCCAATCGCGGCGAGGCCGAGGTCGACCGCAAGGCGCTGATGAGCGTGTTCCGCGCCTATCTGGAGGCCAACAATCTGGAGGCCGACTGGGCCAGCTTCGATCAGGCGCCGACCGAGGCGCTGGTCAACACGCTGTCGATGATGGCGCCCTACGGCCCGGCCGAAAAGCAGGCGCTTCTGCAGGCCACCGACCTGAAGACGCGCGCCGAGATGCTGATCGCATTGACCGAGCGAACCCTGACCGGCGAGCCGGGCCGGCCGCGCAGCCCGCTGCAGTAG
- a CDS encoding Trm112 family protein: MTEKRPVEDRQKGRIDPKLLELLVCPLTKTTLEYDAERQELISRAARLAYPIRDGIPIMLPDEARALD; this comes from the coding sequence ATGACCGAAAAGCGCCCCGTCGAAGACCGCCAGAAAGGCCGGATCGACCCGAAGCTCCTGGAGCTCCTGGTCTGTCCGCTGACCAAGACCACGCTCGAATACGACGCCGAGCGCCAGGAACTGATCTCGCGCGCCGCCCGGCTCGCCTACCCGATCCGCGACGGCATCCCGATCATGCTGCCGGACGAGGCGCGCGCGCTGGATTGA